The Silurus meridionalis isolate SWU-2019-XX chromosome 18, ASM1480568v1, whole genome shotgun sequence genome includes the window ATTTCCTGCTGTTctgtatttacaataaattccttaagaacagaatagctGACAATTTGAACCTGCCATGATCTTGTGAACAGCCttataaagtgaaataatgtgacttcatttaaataaatgagaattaatttaattgttgcGAAACATGTCATGTAATGTTTTGACACTATTTCACAGGGCTCGAGGCGCACACCACTCTGGGATCTGTTCGACGAGCGGGAAAGCAGCGACTCCTTGGATAACGATGATGAGGAGATGGTAACATTTGAGCTGAGCGAGATGCTCCTTATGCTCCTGGCAGCAGGAACCGACGATGACGTCACAGACTCCGAAGATGAGTGGGACTTATTTCACGAGGAGCTGGACGATTACTATGAGCTGTACCTATAGCACCCCATCGTTACTCCCTCCTTCCCCCCCCTCACCCTCACTAACCTTCCCTGCCACCATCAATTACTCCTCTCCCCCTTCCCCTTACTAGAATCTAGACTGTGTGAGTGATGGACAGTAGCTTATATTTCTCCCTGTGTTGTGGCAGTGCCTTTCAGCAGGCCGTTAAACTTATGAATTCAGTTCAAAgtaaaatgaattattatatatatatatatagaaaaatttaatattaaaaaatgagaAACAGGGCTGTGCACCCATGCTAAACCCTCTTCTAGAAATCTCCTCAGTTCCGTGTTTGTGTAcattatgtacaaaaaaaaaaaaaaaaaagaaaaacagaaaaaaggacgtttaaaaaacaaaaagacactAAGTTATACGTGTAAAAATTGGAATGATATTGCTAATAAATCTTAATGATTTTATTCTGAAGTCTAGGTTTGACTTATCTACCCAGGTATAGTCCTGGTTAAACGGGACTCTGAGCATACAGCAGCTTTATAAGACTTTACTGTAACTGGTGGTGGCTGTGATGCTTTTCTGGAATATTCTCTTCTCATGCACTGATtctggggtggtggtggtggtggtgagctTCCTTGATGTcaaatgcacacatgcactcttAACGTTTATAAAACAACTCGTCACTGAACAttgttctttctgtctctctttctccgtctttcttgctttttcaccctctcactctccctccttctctttctctctctttctttctttctttctttctttctttctttcttctatctCTAAATCTCTCTAATTGGCCTAGTCAGGTCAGTTTTTAACCTACCTGAAGTGTACAGGTTATAATCACCTGTGGTATCAAATACAGTCTCTCCTAAGTACTGAGTGTAATTGGACTCCCGAAAGCAGACTTAAATGCATTCAAATACGAAGCCGAGTGTTTCATCACTTTAACTGTCTAGTAATTGTAGgtttgtttttgcttcagtATTGCATATTAAGCTCGGCTGTCAGTAGCCAATCCACAAAACACCCAGTTGTTATTCGGTTCTTGTTGAACTTTAATTAAAATTGCATATGTTTATACTGATATGTGCTTGTTTTCTATGGTCCAGAACCATCCAACATAACTTGAAAATTAAAGTTTATTATCACAGTATTAATGCAgtattgtctttctttttttttttttttttttgttgatgtttaGATGATGTGTATTCACAGATTTAAGGCTAAAGcatcataaatacacacatgatCATGGTAAGTTTTCAAGTGTAATGAAACCTACTGCAAAGTTTCATATCAGCACATCTACTTTATTGGTCTTGTAAAACAGTAAATTGCCACATTAAATGACTAATCAATCATATTTCTTGTCCAATTATAGGTGTAGGggggtgtttttttaaattttttttttaatttatttatatatatatatatatatatatatataaaatatatatataattacacacactttcttataCTACTTTTGGTAATTAGTTAATAAAAAAGCAGAATCTGGCATCATTTGAGAAGATGCTCAAATGTGGAGCACAGGCCTAAAAAAACGCTAAGATTCCTCTATGGAAGCGCGCGCAGTCCATTCCAATGCGCTCCATAACGGGATTTCTGCGCCATTCTGAGCGATTGTGACTGCGCAGGCCGGAGACGAGAGAGACGGACAAGAAGGCAGAATAGGGCAGGTGTACGATGCTCGCGGACATCCGTAAGGCGAACTCCGTGGCCAGCTGTGTACGAGCCGAAGCGGCGATCTACCCGGACTCCCCCGTGTCCTCGGCACCGGAGAACGGCCAGCTTCTCCTCCGCAGCGGCGCGTGCACGCAGGCCACGGGCACGAGCGCGTCCAGCGCCAACGCGGACCGAGGCAGCACGGACACCAGCGCCTCCGCGGCGGCCCGCGCCATGACCTCCGGCTGCGAATTCGCGCCGTCCGCGGCCCCATTCGTCCCGCGTTCGGCTAAGAACCTATTCTACAAAGTGCTGTGCTTCGCCTTTCTAGTGCTGCAGGGCGGCATCCTGGACTTCTACCTCATCGCGTTCACCGACCTGTACTGGTGCTCCTGGATAGCCACGGACCTCGTGGTGGTCTCTGGCTGGGCCATCTTCTTCGTTCGCAACGCTCGGAGCAAGCGCGAGCGCGCGTGCGGCTTCCGCCAGAAGAGCTCGCTCTTCGGCTGCCACCTGGGCGAGTTCGCGTTCGCGCACCTCGCGTGGCTCGTCTACGTGATCGCGTGCGCGCCCAAGGTGGCGCTCGTGCTGCAGACGTCCATCCTGGAGCTGGTGGCGCGCGAGGTTCCGCTGGGCGCCGCGGGTTTCGAGGCCACCGCGCTGCTCGCCGCGCCTTTGCTCTTCTGCCTCGTCAACTCGCTGGTCGAGGACCCGCACGGCGCGCCGCGCTACCACTCGCAGGGCTGCTTCGTGAGCACGTGCGTCGACGTGCTGGACAGTTTCACGCTCGTGGACGCTCTGCTTGTCCGGAATGAGGTCCCCGGCAACGCGTACTACCTGCGGTACGGCGTGATGGCGGCGTACTTCGTGGCGCTGGCCGTGCCCGTGCTGTGGCTTTACGAGCTCTCCGCCGCCTCGCGGATGCGCTGCCGCTGGATGTGCGCGCGCTTCCTCAGCGGCGTGCTCCTCGACGCGCCTCTGCTCGCGGTCAGGTGCCTGCTCGTGCTCCTCTACGACGCGCCCGTGTCGCTTTTTATGTTCAAGAACGTCTTTTTCTTGGCGTGCAAGTGCCTGGAGCTGGTGGAGCAGTGCGCCAGCCTGAGGAGTGTGCGCAGGCTGGCGCGCGGCGGAGACCCTTCCCAGTTCTCCCACTGCGTCTCGGAGAACGACATGTGCCCGCGCGGCTACGTTAACACACTGGCTGTGAACACGCAGCCCTAAATGCTGCGGAAAATCACCTGCCACGCGCATTCACAAGAACTCACCGTACTAACCAGCCTTACGAAAACGCCGTCGCGAGACCAACATCCTCAACAGGTGCTGCAACCAAACACATCGACGTGCCAGTGGGGGGGCAGAATCTCAAATGACTCCTAATATCTATGTGCTATGAGTGTTTATAGGGTCTGAAATAACGTCTTTCACACTTCCTAATGCGTCATGATACACACCAGGGTCCATCTGTAGCTCACAGAAGGGAGGTATTTGAGTTCAAATGTTAGCAGTGGTGATTGAGCTTGGCATTGACACTGCTCCTCAAGCTCCTAACCAGGGAGGGTTTCTAAATCAGAGCATCACATCATCCCATGCAAGGAAAACTGCCTCCTGAAACACATGAAGTTTTCTCATAATTTCAGTATTAGTATGAAAGTTGAAGATTTTGCAATATTGTCGTTTTGACAtgttaatgaaagaaaaagtttaaCAAACAAACCACATTTAATCCTAAATCGTTTACATCATTGAAAATCATGTTcaggatgattttttttcctttgttgaTATAAGCTGAGCTGATACTTTCTTATGTACAACCCTAAGTGTTCAGAATGACTGGCATTTTCTAATGTTCTCAAGTGTAGCATTAAAAGTCCTCTCTAACATTGGTATCTAACTGGTCTCAAAGCCTCAAATACacgtccactcttctgtgaGTTGCAGACAGATTCTACTTTGTACCCATGTCATATAAACATGAGATTGGATGTTGTTTAATATCAGATTGTCTGAtgtacagaaaatatatttaaaaagaaatggagAATATTTGCTTTTGAATATTTTGAACTTTGTGacatacaattttaaaacaaactcTTAGAGGTGTACAGGATATTTTCGAGGGCTTCTTTGGAGTATTTACAAACCTGCTGGtctcctgggatttttacaCG containing:
- the tmem121b gene encoding transmembrane protein 121B — its product is MLADIRKANSVASCVRAEAAIYPDSPVSSAPENGQLLLRSGACTQATGTSASSANADRGSTDTSASAAARAMTSGCEFAPSAAPFVPRSAKNLFYKVLCFAFLVLQGGILDFYLIAFTDLYWCSWIATDLVVVSGWAIFFVRNARSKRERACGFRQKSSLFGCHLGEFAFAHLAWLVYVIACAPKVALVLQTSILELVAREVPLGAAGFEATALLAAPLLFCLVNSLVEDPHGAPRYHSQGCFVSTCVDVLDSFTLVDALLVRNEVPGNAYYLRYGVMAAYFVALAVPVLWLYELSAASRMRCRWMCARFLSGVLLDAPLLAVRCLLVLLYDAPVSLFMFKNVFFLACKCLELVEQCASLRSVRRLARGGDPSQFSHCVSENDMCPRGYVNTLAVNTQP